From one Bacillus sp. FJAT-42376 genomic stretch:
- the fliP gene encoding flagellar type III secretion system pore protein FliP (The bacterial flagellar biogenesis protein FliP forms a type III secretion system (T3SS)-type pore required for flagellar assembly.), with translation MNELMGILGSGEAESVSTSVQLLLLLTILSLAPSILILFTCFTRIVIVLSFVRTSLATQQMPPNQVLIGLSLFLTFFIMGPVFSEANEQALTPLLEEKITLEQAYVKAEKPFKEFMSKHTRQKDLELFLNYAKIEKPKTVDDIPITALVPAYAISEIKTAFQIGFMIFIPFLVIDMVVASILMSMGMMMLPPVMISLPFKILLFVLVDGWYLVIKSLLQSF, from the coding sequence ATGAATGAGCTTATGGGAATTTTGGGTTCAGGAGAAGCCGAAAGCGTAAGCACTTCTGTTCAGCTGCTGCTATTGCTGACTATTCTATCTCTTGCACCAAGCATACTGATTTTATTTACATGCTTCACGAGAATTGTCATTGTATTATCCTTTGTCCGGACATCCCTTGCCACACAGCAGATGCCTCCAAATCAAGTCTTGATCGGATTATCGCTGTTTCTGACATTTTTTATTATGGGGCCGGTATTTTCGGAGGCAAATGAGCAGGCATTGACGCCATTGCTGGAAGAAAAAATCACACTTGAACAGGCTTATGTTAAAGCTGAAAAGCCATTTAAAGAATTTATGAGCAAGCATACGAGACAAAAAGATCTCGAACTCTTTCTAAATTATGCGAAGATCGAAAAACCAAAAACAGTAGATGACATCCCGATTACGGCATTAGTTCCGGCCTATGCCATCAGTGAAATAAAAACGGCCTTTCAAATTGGATTTATGATTTTTATTCCCTTCCTCGTCATTGATATGGTCGTTGCCAGTATCCTGATGTCGATGGGAATGATGATGCTTCCGCCGGTTATGATTTCACTGCCTTTTAAAATTTTGCTTTTTGTGCTCGTGGACGGATGGTACTTAGTAATTAAGTCATTGCTTCAAAGTTTTTAA
- a CDS encoding flagellar hook-basal body complex protein: MLRSLYSGISGMKNFQTKLDVIGNNISNVNTYGFKKSRTIFQDLYSQSISGASAPSGGLGGTNPKQVGLGSQLASVDIIHTGGSMQTTGRNLDLAIAGDGFFQVADSQSNKFSNIGYTRAGNFYLDKDGKMVNSQGQYLVGFSAIATGNYDPDGAGSAPTVNNIELGPLPKDVDMTKFNFASQTYTGGPAPVNNPTGATFSTATVPVNYAPIKIPTDAQSMSIGQDGSVTYVDQFGTLRWAGQIAVAKFANSGGLEKSGSNIYTSTSNSGTPKIDFPGMSGNGLIQSGSLEMSNVDLSEEFTEMIVAQRGFQSNTKIITTSDEILQELMNLKR; encoded by the coding sequence ATGCTAAGATCATTGTATTCAGGTATCAGCGGGATGAAAAACTTTCAAACAAAACTGGATGTTATCGGCAACAATATTTCAAATGTAAATACGTATGGCTTCAAAAAAAGCAGAACGATTTTTCAGGATTTATACAGTCAGTCGATTTCCGGAGCGAGTGCACCATCCGGCGGGCTTGGAGGTACGAATCCTAAACAGGTTGGATTAGGTTCACAACTGGCTTCTGTAGATATAATTCATACTGGTGGCAGTATGCAAACTACTGGCAGAAATCTAGACTTAGCGATTGCAGGGGATGGTTTTTTTCAAGTAGCTGATTCACAGTCTAACAAATTCTCAAACATAGGATATACAAGAGCTGGAAACTTTTATTTGGATAAAGATGGGAAAATGGTTAACAGTCAAGGGCAATACTTAGTTGGCTTTTCTGCCATTGCTACCGGCAACTATGATCCAGATGGAGCTGGAAGTGCACCTACCGTAAACAACATCGAATTAGGGCCTCTGCCTAAAGATGTTGATATGACAAAATTCAATTTTGCGTCCCAAACTTATACAGGAGGGCCAGCTCCAGTTAACAACCCTACTGGTGCAACATTCAGTACCGCTACGGTCCCGGTTAACTACGCACCAATTAAAATACCAACAGATGCTCAATCAATGAGTATAGGGCAAGATGGTTCTGTAACATATGTAGATCAATTTGGAACATTGCGCTGGGCTGGTCAAATCGCTGTTGCTAAGTTTGCTAACAGCGGCGGTCTAGAGAAATCAGGATCCAATATTTACACAAGTACATCTAACTCTGGAACACCGAAAATTGATTTTCCTGGAATGTCAGGTAATGGGTTAATCCAATCTGGCTCCCTCGAAATGTCCAATGTCGATCTTTCTGAAGAATTCACTGAAATGATTGTTGCGCAAAGGGGTTTTCAGTCCAACACAAAAATCATTACCACTTCAGATGAAATTCTGCAGGAGCTAATGAATCTTAAACGATAA
- a CDS encoding flagellar FlbD family protein → MIKVTRLNGQSFYLNALQIEMVESFPDTGITLTNGRKFIVAEKEEEIISRMSHFYREIGLLAITNKLKEQGNE, encoded by the coding sequence ATGATTAAAGTGACCCGATTGAATGGACAATCGTTCTACCTCAATGCCTTGCAGATTGAAATGGTTGAGTCCTTTCCTGATACAGGCATTACCCTGACCAACGGCAGAAAATTCATCGTTGCAGAGAAGGAAGAAGAAATTATAAGCAGGATGAGTCATTTTTACAGGGAAATTGGCCTTTTAGCCATAACGAACAAGCTAAAGGAGCAGGGAAATGAATAA
- the fliY gene encoding flagellar motor switch phosphatase FliY — protein sequence MGSNEMLSQDEIDALLKGTGLEEDSAKEDELSEYLDAMEADALGEIGNISFGSSATALSTLLNQKVEITTPEVSIIEKNRLSDEFPKPYVAIEVNYTEGFLGSNLLVIEQNDAAIIADLMIGGDGTNPDPSLGEIHLSAVQEAMNQMMGSAATSMSTIFNKKVDISPPRLDLLDINTGEGTKSIPDAEMIIKVSFQLKVGVLIDSKIMQVLPLQFAKDLINELMNPADAGSSNEVHTLEEEPAQVLEGNGSGMSQPLHQNSHAYYENSQPVYRQEKVNPSPQPQYEVKPAQFANFEPNHSTGTEHRNLDLLMDIPLQVTVELGRTKRSIKEILELSSGSIIELDKLAGEPVDILINRKIVAKGEVVVIDENFGVRVTDIISQQDRLNKLK from the coding sequence ATGGGGAGTAATGAAATGCTATCACAAGATGAAATCGATGCGTTGCTAAAAGGAACAGGTCTTGAAGAGGATTCAGCAAAAGAGGATGAGCTTTCAGAATACCTTGATGCCATGGAGGCAGATGCCCTCGGAGAAATAGGAAATATTTCTTTCGGCAGCTCTGCTACCGCGCTTTCAACTCTGCTCAATCAAAAAGTGGAAATCACCACACCTGAGGTTTCCATTATTGAAAAAAACAGACTTTCTGATGAGTTTCCAAAGCCATATGTTGCAATTGAAGTCAATTATACAGAAGGATTTTTAGGAAGCAATCTGCTGGTTATCGAGCAGAATGATGCTGCCATTATCGCGGATCTGATGATTGGCGGAGACGGTACAAATCCGGATCCATCCCTGGGAGAGATTCATTTAAGTGCTGTCCAGGAAGCAATGAATCAAATGATGGGTTCAGCTGCGACGAGTATGTCGACAATTTTTAATAAAAAAGTGGACATCAGTCCGCCGCGCTTGGACTTGCTTGATATCAATACGGGTGAGGGGACCAAATCAATCCCTGATGCTGAAATGATTATAAAAGTCTCGTTTCAGCTGAAAGTAGGCGTCTTAATTGATTCAAAAATCATGCAGGTTCTTCCGCTGCAGTTTGCGAAGGATTTGATAAATGAACTGATGAACCCTGCAGATGCCGGCTCTTCAAATGAAGTACATACTCTGGAAGAAGAACCAGCACAGGTTTTAGAAGGCAATGGCAGCGGGATGTCTCAGCCGCTTCATCAAAACAGCCATGCTTATTATGAAAATTCTCAGCCTGTGTACAGGCAGGAAAAGGTTAATCCTTCTCCTCAGCCACAATACGAGGTGAAGCCAGCTCAATTTGCTAATTTCGAGCCAAATCACTCTACTGGTACTGAACACAGAAATCTGGATCTCCTCATGGACATTCCCCTTCAGGTAACCGTTGAGCTCGGGCGGACAAAACGTTCCATTAAAGAAATATTGGAGCTGTCTTCCGGATCGATTATCGAACTTGATAAGCTTGCAGGGGAGCCGGTTGATATATTGATTAACCGCAAAATTGTAGCTAAAGGCGAAGTCGTCGTTATTGACGAAAATTTTGGAGTGCGTGTAACAGATATTATCAGTCAGCAGGACCGGCTGAACAAACTTAAGTAA
- a CDS encoding response regulator, whose translation MAKRILIVDDAAFMRMMIKDILSKNGFDVVGEAADGVQAVEKYKEHQPDLVTMDITMPEMDGITALKEIKKINPNAKIIMCSAMGQQAMVIDAIQAGAKDFIVKPFQADRVIEAIQKSLS comes from the coding sequence ATGGCTAAAAGAATTTTAATTGTAGACGATGCAGCATTTATGAGAATGATGATCAAGGATATTCTATCTAAAAATGGGTTTGATGTGGTAGGAGAAGCGGCAGATGGTGTGCAAGCTGTAGAAAAATACAAAGAACATCAGCCTGATCTTGTTACGATGGATATAACCATGCCTGAAATGGACGGCATTACTGCACTCAAAGAAATCAAAAAAATAAATCCGAATGCGAAAATCATTATGTGTTCCGCAATGGGACAGCAGGCAATGGTCATTGATGCGATTCAGGCTGGAGCGAAAGATTTTATTGTTAAACCTTTTCAGGCAGACAGAGTAATCGAAGCCATTCAAAAGTCACTTAGCTAG
- the flgD gene encoding flagellar hook assembly protein FlgD: METKIDSSYMLTSIQKDERKPSDVLGKDDFLKILMTQLQNQDPLNPMEDKEFISQMASFSSLEQMTNMNTTMQNFMKTQSGSRILEYSSLIGKEVAYSYKVTDDEGNSTVKEGTQSVKSVSQKNNEVALELMDGTVIYTDEIVKVSDKGSK, encoded by the coding sequence ATGGAAACGAAAATTGATTCTTCTTATATGCTGACAAGCATCCAAAAAGATGAACGAAAACCATCAGATGTATTAGGGAAAGATGATTTTCTGAAAATCCTGATGACGCAGCTGCAAAATCAGGATCCGCTTAATCCGATGGAGGATAAGGAATTCATATCGCAAATGGCGTCATTTTCCTCTCTTGAGCAAATGACGAACATGAATACAACGATGCAGAATTTCATGAAAACCCAGTCAGGAAGCCGGATTCTGGAATACAGCTCTTTAATCGGAAAAGAAGTTGCTTACTCATATAAAGTGACCGATGACGAAGGAAATTCCACAGTTAAAGAAGGAACGCAGTCTGTTAAATCAGTCAGTCAAAAGAATAATGAAGTGGCACTTGAACTAATGGATGGGACCGTTATTTATACCGATGAAATTGTTAAGGTATCGGATAAAGGCAGTAAATAA
- the flhB gene encoding flagellar biosynthesis protein FlhB yields the protein MLINLDIQFFSGEKTEKATPKKRQDSRKKGQVAKSADVNMAVNLLAVFFTLLVSGAFYRDRLIGFVRGSINEYMMLEVTEENVQKLMGSITMEAAYLLAPVMGAALAAGIISNYIQVGFLFSTESIQPKLEKIDPLKGFKRIYSIRALVEFLKSILKILFTGGVTAAVIWLRIGDILRLPYLTVEQSLQFLGVLTVQMGLAAGGALLFLSLLDYLYQKYDFEKNIRMSKQDIKDEYKKSEGDPLIKSKIKQRQREMAMRRMMQDVPDADVIITNPTHFAVALKYDESKMDAPFVVAKGADLVAQKIKEIAKSHEIAAIENKPLARALFAQVEIGQAVPEEFFKTIAEILAYIYRLKNKV from the coding sequence CTGTTAATAAACCTTGATATTCAGTTCTTTTCAGGCGAAAAGACAGAAAAAGCCACTCCGAAAAAGCGTCAGGACTCAAGGAAAAAGGGGCAGGTTGCCAAAAGTGCAGATGTGAATATGGCTGTCAACCTGCTGGCTGTGTTTTTTACCTTGCTTGTATCGGGGGCTTTTTACCGCGATCGGCTGATCGGATTCGTCCGGGGAAGCATTAACGAGTACATGATGCTTGAGGTAACCGAGGAAAATGTCCAGAAACTGATGGGATCCATCACGATGGAAGCAGCCTACCTGCTGGCTCCGGTAATGGGAGCCGCACTGGCGGCAGGAATAATCAGCAATTATATACAAGTTGGTTTTCTGTTTTCTACAGAGAGCATTCAGCCAAAGCTTGAAAAAATAGATCCGCTTAAAGGATTCAAACGGATCTATTCAATCCGGGCGCTTGTGGAGTTTTTGAAATCCATTTTGAAAATCCTTTTTACCGGAGGGGTAACGGCGGCAGTCATTTGGCTGAGAATTGGCGATATATTGCGTCTTCCTTATCTAACCGTTGAACAATCTCTTCAGTTCCTCGGCGTTCTAACCGTTCAGATGGGACTTGCCGCAGGAGGAGCACTGTTATTTTTATCGCTGCTCGACTATTTGTATCAAAAATATGACTTCGAGAAAAACATCCGCATGTCTAAACAGGATATTAAGGATGAGTATAAAAAATCGGAAGGCGACCCGCTCATTAAATCCAAAATCAAGCAAAGACAGCGGGAAATGGCGATGAGAAGGATGATGCAGGATGTACCGGATGCTGATGTGATCATCACAAATCCTACTCATTTTGCAGTAGCGCTAAAATATGACGAATCAAAAATGGATGCCCCTTTTGTCGTGGCAAAAGGAGCAGATCTTGTAGCCCAAAAGATCAAAGAAATTGCTAAAAGCCATGAGATTGCGGCTATTGAAAATAAACCGCTGGCCAGAGCCCTTTTCGCACAGGTAGAAATCGGCCAGGCAGTACCTGAAGAGTTTTTCAAAACAATAGCAGAAATACTGGCTTACATATACCGTCTTAAAAATAAAGTGTAG
- a CDS encoding flagellar hook-length control protein FliK — MIRSISQIAFTSESSGPASTSLELAGSAPTSQGERSFLQLFGGLLRLSDQMVANTQPGPAGSNPQNVTEEDLFALLEGLQEQISNMLEKGDVDSDLLSDLQELASGLFSYLAQSSPITLSTGIHQSENSFSLASEENINPEAPPEWMHALRDKKLQSALAVLQNNGQMVPSLKTVLQKLINTENGNANQVIPPFREFQKSVRQTVQPSNGQDLQLEPEPVQQKNSLNPFPSAKNHFKLKTAETQTGTVKFAAPGDVEASPADPPAFTVQSPLSKQEQLSLFIKTDSSGNRASQQDLVFQIQQLFQNGKFTAVNGSEKLFLKLYPEHLGELRIEIMQSDGKWTAKFTAATAFVKEAIENHMHHLKQGLAGQHIQLEKVEVFQSFSSAGRDLMQEQGERHREQSQRERRREEQDLPTFEESLHEELVNEKV, encoded by the coding sequence ATGATCCGGTCCATCAGTCAAATAGCCTTTACATCGGAGTCTTCGGGTCCAGCTTCAACATCGCTGGAGCTTGCGGGTTCAGCTCCAACATCCCAGGGGGAACGTTCATTTTTACAACTGTTTGGTGGGCTTCTCCGCTTGTCCGATCAAATGGTTGCCAATACCCAGCCGGGTCCAGCAGGATCAAATCCCCAGAATGTCACAGAAGAGGATTTATTTGCACTACTGGAAGGCCTCCAGGAGCAAATCAGCAATATGCTTGAAAAAGGGGATGTTGATTCTGATTTGCTCTCTGATCTGCAGGAACTGGCATCCGGGCTGTTTAGCTATCTGGCACAGTCATCCCCAATAACCTTAAGCACGGGCATCCATCAATCAGAGAATTCTTTTTCTCTTGCATCAGAGGAAAACATAAATCCAGAGGCGCCTCCGGAGTGGATGCACGCATTACGTGACAAGAAATTGCAATCGGCCCTGGCCGTTTTGCAAAATAACGGACAAATGGTTCCATCACTTAAAACGGTTCTTCAAAAGTTGATCAATACAGAAAACGGGAATGCGAATCAGGTTATTCCGCCCTTCAGGGAATTCCAAAAGTCTGTAAGGCAGACAGTTCAGCCATCAAATGGACAAGATCTACAGCTGGAACCAGAGCCTGTGCAGCAAAAAAACAGTTTGAATCCTTTCCCTTCTGCTAAAAATCATTTCAAGTTAAAAACAGCAGAGACACAGACTGGGACAGTAAAATTTGCGGCACCAGGGGACGTGGAAGCTTCGCCGGCTGACCCGCCTGCTTTTACGGTTCAATCTCCTCTATCAAAGCAAGAACAGCTGTCACTATTTATAAAAACAGATTCTTCCGGAAATCGCGCCAGCCAGCAAGACTTGGTGTTTCAGATACAACAGCTATTCCAAAACGGCAAGTTTACTGCTGTAAATGGATCTGAAAAGCTATTCCTGAAACTATACCCCGAACATCTTGGGGAGCTGCGTATAGAAATCATGCAGTCAGACGGCAAATGGACGGCAAAATTCACAGCAGCCACAGCCTTTGTCAAAGAGGCCATTGAAAATCATATGCATCACCTGAAGCAGGGATTGGCAGGACAGCACATTCAATTGGAAAAAGTAGAAGTATTCCAGTCCTTTTCTTCAGCCGGAAGGGATTTAATGCAGGAGCAAGGGGAGCGGCATAGAGAGCAGTCCCAGCGTGAGAGAAGGAGGGAAGAACAAGATCTTCCAACTTTCGAAGAATCCCTTCATGAAGAATTAGTAAATGAAAAAGTGTAG
- the fliM gene encoding flagellar motor switch protein FliM, with product MSGEILSQSEIDALLSAITTGEMDAEELKREDAEKKIKTYDFKRALRFSKDQIRSLTRIHENFARLLTTYFSAQLRTYIQISVASVDQVPYEEFVRSMPKMTVLNIFEVEPLEGRIVMEVNPNIAYAMMDRVLGGIGSGFNKIETLTEIETKIMSNLFEKSLDNYREAWSSIIEIEPDMQEFEVNPQFIQMVSPNETVIVISLTAQVGDTSGMINLCIPHVVLEPIIPKLSVHYWMQSDRKEVNPAETEALQKRIELTNITLSAELGSSEITIQEFMELQKGDIIQIDQSIDHPLLIKVGNKPKYTGQPGKLNRKLAVQIIDHYFGGEEDGE from the coding sequence ATGTCCGGTGAAATATTGTCTCAAAGTGAAATAGATGCACTTCTTTCTGCCATTACTACAGGGGAAATGGATGCAGAAGAACTGAAGAGAGAAGATGCAGAGAAGAAAATTAAAACGTATGATTTTAAAAGAGCACTTCGCTTCTCTAAAGATCAGATTCGCAGTCTTACGAGAATTCATGAGAATTTCGCCAGGCTGCTGACCACATATTTTTCAGCGCAGCTCAGGACTTATATTCAGATATCCGTTGCATCTGTGGATCAGGTTCCTTATGAAGAGTTTGTCCGGTCCATGCCTAAAATGACGGTTCTTAATATATTCGAAGTGGAGCCGCTTGAGGGACGTATTGTAATGGAAGTGAATCCGAACATTGCGTATGCCATGATGGATCGGGTTTTGGGTGGGATTGGCTCAGGTTTCAACAAAATTGAAACTCTGACGGAAATTGAAACAAAAATCATGTCCAACTTATTTGAAAAGTCATTGGATAATTACAGGGAAGCGTGGAGTTCAATTATTGAAATTGAACCGGATATGCAAGAGTTTGAAGTGAACCCCCAGTTTATTCAAATGGTTTCTCCAAACGAAACGGTCATTGTTATTTCACTTACTGCACAGGTTGGAGATACAAGCGGCATGATTAATTTATGTATTCCCCATGTTGTTCTTGAACCGATTATTCCTAAGCTCTCGGTTCATTACTGGATGCAATCCGACAGGAAAGAAGTAAATCCTGCAGAAACAGAAGCTTTGCAAAAGCGAATTGAACTGACAAACATTACTCTGTCAGCAGAACTCGGTTCCTCTGAAATCACAATCCAGGAGTTTATGGAACTTCAGAAGGGTGATATTATTCAAATCGATCAATCCATTGATCATCCGCTCCTGATTAAAGTAGGAAACAAGCCAAAATACACAGGGCAGCCTGGAAAATTAAACCGCAAATTAGCTGTGCAAATTATTGACCACTATTTTGGGGGTGAAGAAGATGGGGAGTAA
- the fliL gene encoding flagellar basal body-associated protein FliL: MNKKLLSIMFIIITSITLIGVAALAVMTNFFEKDTSGAPTIDEVVESSVDVPELTTNLAGGSIVRISLKLETDSKKAKTELEKREFQVKDVVISELSNMKADQLAGTKGKEQLKKTVMEGINKLMQEGKVEKVYTTSFILQ, from the coding sequence ATGAATAAAAAGCTATTATCGATTATGTTCATTATTATTACTTCAATTACTTTGATTGGGGTTGCAGCACTCGCAGTTATGACAAATTTTTTTGAAAAGGATACATCCGGAGCGCCAACAATCGATGAGGTTGTTGAATCATCTGTAGACGTTCCCGAGCTTACAACGAATCTGGCTGGCGGAAGCATTGTCAGGATTTCGTTAAAGCTTGAAACGGATTCGAAAAAAGCCAAAACAGAATTGGAAAAGAGAGAGTTTCAGGTTAAGGATGTCGTGATTTCAGAGCTTAGCAATATGAAGGCAGACCAGCTTGCAGGTACAAAAGGAAAAGAGCAACTAAAGAAAACGGTAATGGAAGGCATTAATAAACTAATGCAAGAAGGAAAAGTTGAGAAGGTCTACACAACCTCCTTTATCCTGCAATGA
- a CDS encoding flagellar biosynthetic protein FliO produces MLKATAAVLIFLLAAFSAVHSSSAEAAEKDGTVQDYLNKEEKAEKKENSQTPNPIPQDASKPGVTAWDFIKMIAATIFVVGLIYVLFRFISSKNKMMTHAAYLQTLGGTSLGQNRSIQLVKAGDDILLVGVGDSIQLLKVIEDEEEIERIVKQYEDKGVDLQGARALFSKAAQSFGGKAEAKPALSFKQSLQKQLEELGKERKQKEEDWIRKGNSEK; encoded by the coding sequence ATGCTTAAAGCAACTGCAGCCGTGCTGATTTTTCTCCTTGCTGCCTTTTCTGCCGTCCATTCCAGTTCTGCAGAAGCCGCTGAAAAAGATGGAACGGTCCAGGATTATTTGAATAAGGAAGAGAAAGCAGAAAAGAAAGAAAACAGCCAGACTCCAAACCCAATACCTCAGGATGCTTCAAAACCTGGGGTAACGGCTTGGGATTTTATCAAAATGATTGCTGCAACGATTTTTGTTGTAGGTTTAATTTATGTGCTTTTCCGTTTTATTTCTTCAAAAAACAAAATGATGACACATGCCGCCTATCTTCAGACACTTGGAGGAACCTCTCTCGGGCAGAATCGCTCCATCCAGCTTGTGAAGGCTGGCGACGATATTTTACTAGTCGGGGTCGGGGATTCCATCCAGCTCCTCAAAGTGATTGAGGATGAAGAGGAAATAGAACGGATTGTCAAACAGTACGAGGATAAAGGGGTAGATCTTCAGGGGGCCAGGGCGCTTTTCTCAAAGGCAGCCCAATCGTTTGGGGGAAAAGCCGAAGCAAAACCCGCTCTATCTTTCAAACAATCTCTTCAAAAGCAGCTTGAAGAACTGGGAAAAGAACGAAAACAAAAGGAAGAAGATTGGATCAGGAAAGGGAACAGTGAAAAATGA
- the fliR gene encoding flagellar biosynthetic protein FliR — translation MSLLNHYPFFLLIFARMSAFMITLPLFSYRTIPAFHKAGFSFFLALIMYETMKPPVLEINAFYFQLLLKEIFIGLMIGFLAYLMYSAIMIAGSFMDFQIGFAIANIIDPQTGAQSPLLGQLLNTLALLLMLSLNAHHMLLDGVYYSFQYIPPESVSFSLTSDAIPEFIMKSFSLMFLIAFQMALPIVGSLFIVDIALGIVAKTVPQMNIFVVGLPVKMLSAFLLLMIVMGALFFAMQGLFETLTETMRDLIKLLGGVDHAVNKP, via the coding sequence ATGTCGCTATTAAACCACTATCCTTTTTTTCTGTTAATTTTTGCAAGAATGTCCGCTTTTATGATTACCCTGCCTCTCTTTTCATATCGGACTATTCCGGCATTTCATAAAGCTGGTTTTTCTTTTTTTCTTGCCTTAATCATGTATGAAACGATGAAGCCTCCTGTACTGGAAATCAACGCATTTTATTTTCAGCTTCTTTTGAAAGAAATATTTATCGGATTAATGATTGGTTTTCTTGCCTATCTTATGTATTCTGCCATCATGATTGCCGGCAGTTTTATGGATTTTCAGATTGGATTTGCCATTGCCAATATTATTGATCCCCAGACGGGAGCACAAAGTCCGCTGCTTGGCCAGCTGCTGAACACGCTGGCTCTGCTGCTCATGCTGAGCCTGAATGCGCATCACATGCTGCTGGACGGAGTGTACTACAGTTTTCAGTATATCCCGCCTGAATCGGTTTCCTTTTCTTTAACAAGTGATGCGATTCCTGAATTTATAATGAAATCCTTTTCGCTTATGTTTTTAATCGCTTTTCAAATGGCGCTCCCAATTGTCGGATCATTATTTATTGTGGATATTGCTCTTGGTATTGTAGCGAAAACCGTACCGCAGATGAATATCTTTGTTGTCGGCCTTCCTGTGAAAATGCTGTCGGCCTTCCTTTTGCTCATGATTGTGATGGGAGCACTGTTTTTTGCCATGCAGGGATTGTTTGAAACATTAACCGAAACAATGAGAGACCTGATCAAGCTTTTAGGAGGAGTGGATCATGCTGTTAATAAACCTTGA
- a CDS encoding TIGR02530 family flagellar biosynthesis protein, whose product MENRIDYLQHPPLSIYRPNQGKKADTSFQSLLKEKMTISKHAQARLDERNITISAEKWNKLEDSLSKAKEKGIQDALVLSNEGAFIVSVKNSTMITAMNRKEAASQIFTNINGTIILD is encoded by the coding sequence ATGGAAAATCGAATCGATTATCTTCAGCATCCGCCGCTTTCCATATACCGCCCAAACCAAGGTAAGAAAGCAGACACGTCTTTCCAGTCTCTTTTAAAAGAAAAAATGACCATCAGCAAGCATGCTCAAGCCAGGCTGGATGAACGGAATATCACAATTTCTGCAGAAAAGTGGAACAAACTCGAGGACAGTCTTTCAAAGGCAAAGGAAAAAGGGATCCAGGATGCTCTCGTTTTATCAAACGAAGGAGCCTTTATCGTCAGTGTGAAAAACTCAACCATGATTACAGCCATGAACCGCAAAGAAGCAGCCTCTCAGATTTTCACGAATATTAACGGAACAATTATATTGGATTGA
- the fliQ gene encoding flagellar biosynthesis protein FliQ, protein MSSEMVISIAEKAVYTTLMICGPLLLVALVIGLAVSIFQATTQIQEQTLAFIPKIVAVMVGLIFFGPWMLTTLVSYAADIFGNLDRFIG, encoded by the coding sequence ATGAGTTCAGAGATGGTCATTTCCATTGCTGAAAAAGCGGTTTATACGACCCTGATGATATGCGGGCCGCTGTTGCTGGTAGCGCTCGTCATTGGTTTGGCGGTCAGTATTTTTCAGGCAACAACACAAATCCAGGAGCAGACTCTCGCATTTATCCCAAAAATTGTAGCGGTCATGGTAGGCCTCATTTTTTTCGGTCCTTGGATGCTGACCACACTCGTTTCCTATGCGGCAGATATCTTTGGGAATCTGGATCGGTTTATAGGTTAA